The following nucleotide sequence is from Saccharothrix texasensis.
CGATCACCACGGCCCGACCGTCGGCGTCGGCCCGCCGCAACGCCACCTCGATCAGGTCCGGCGCGGGCTTGGTGTCCTCCACGTCGTCCGACGAGGTGGACGTGAGGTCGGAGGCGTCGATCAGCTTCAGGTAGTGGTCGACGTGGTGGCGCTTGCCGGAGCTCGCCAGCACCACCGCGAGGTCCCGCTCCAGCGCCGAGGCGACCAGGCGGTGCGCGCCCTCCAGCGGCCTGACCTCGGGCAGCATCGGCTCGAACTCCGCCTCCCACGCCTCGCGCAGCTCGTCACCGTGCTGCCGCTCCACGTGCTCGCCCGCGACGGCGGCGACGAGCTTGTCACCGCCCATCCCGATGGCCCGGTGCAGGCGCCAGGTCGGCACCGTGATGTCGAAGCGGCGGAACGCGCGGAACCAGGCCACCGCGTGGTGGTAGTTGGTGTCCACCAGCGTCCCGTCGACGTCGAGGACGAGCGTGTTGGTCATGCGGCCTGGTTAACCCGACCGGGCGACGTGCAAACCGGCCGACCTCGCGAACCGCGCCAGCGCCCGTTCAGGTCCGGGTGCAGCCGGGCGGTGGCGCCGAGCGGCCACACGACGAGCCGCCCGTCGTCGCCGACCGGCCGGATCTCCAGCCCGCCCACCTCGCGGGGGGGTGTCCCTATGTGGTTGTCAAGCCGCAGCCGGGGCGGGAGTGGGTTCGGGGTGCCGGTAGTAGGTCTTGTGTCGGAGCATGGCGAACAGGACGTCGCAGCGGCGCCGCGCCAGGCAGATCAGCGCGGCGTTGTGTTTCTTCCCTTGGTCGCGTTTTCGCTGGTAGTAGGCCCTGCTGGTGGGGTCGGACAAGGCTGCGAACGCGGCGAGGAAGAACGCCCGTTTGAGCTTGCGGTTGCCGGTGCGGGCCGGGTGCTCGCCCTTGATCGAGGAGCCCGAGCTGCGGGTGACCGGGGCGATGCCGGCGTAGGCGGCCAGGTGGCCGGAGGATTTGAACCCGGTCGCGTCGCCGATCTCCAGCAGGATGCGGGCTGCGGTCCTGACCCCGACACCGGGCATGGAGGTCAGGACCCCGGCAAGAGGGTGCGCATCGAGTATCCCTTCGACCTCGGTGGCGACCTGTTTGCGTTGCTGGAGGACGGTTTTCAGGCTGTCGGCCAGGCGGGGCAGGACGGTGTCGGCCGCCGTTGTGCCCGGGACGACGACTGTCTGCTCGTCCAGGGCGGCCAGGATCGCGGTGACCAGCTTGTCGCCCATACGGGGTGCGTGGGCGGTGGCGATCGCGGTGAGCTTGCGGCGGCCGGCCTTGGCGATGCCGGTCGGGCCGCCGCAGCGGGACAGGATTTCCAGCACCGCCGGGTGGCTGATCCTGGGGCCGATCGCGCGTTCCAGGGCGGGGTGGATGCCGGTGAGCAGGCCGCGGATGCGGTTGGCGATCCGGGTGGCCTCGCCGGCCAGGTCGTCGTCGAAGCCGACCAGCACGTCCAGCTCGGCCAGGGCGTCGTCGCCGACGTCGACCGGGCGCAGCGTGTGCGGCAGCGAGCGGGCGGCGTCGGCGATGACGAACGCGTCCCGGGCGTCGGTTTTCGCGCGGCCGGGGTAGAGGTCGGCGATGCGGCGCATGGCCAGGCCGGGCAGGTAGGCCACCTGGTGGCCGGCCGCGCGGGCCACCGCGACCGGCAGCGCGCCGATCGTCGCCGGTTGATCGACCACCACCAGCAGCGACCCGTGCGCGGCGAGCTTGTCGAACAACGCCCGCAGTCTCGGTTCGCTGTTGGGCAGCGGCGCGTCGTGAAGCCGCTTGCCCGCCGGGTCCAGGCCGACGGCGTGTTGTTCGCCCTTGCCGACATCCAGGCCGAGGAACACCTGGTAACCGCTGGTCATCCGTCCTGCCGTTCGTTCATCGCGGATGGTCGCCGGTCGGGCATCGACGGCCGGCACCCACGTTACGACGAGACCTGCCCGGCGGGCGGCCGTGTCCCTATCAGCGGTCCGGCGATGCCACCAGGCCCGGTGACACCACCCCCCGGATCATGGGTTCGACTGGGGGCGTCAGTCATGCCGGACCTGGCGACCACGACTCCTTGATCAGGAGCTATGAAAAAGGTAACGGGGGGCGAACCCGCGCGAGCGGCCGTGCCACGACACGACCAGCCGGGTCGCTCCCCCCCGCAGCCGGTTGGGCCGCAACGGCGCGCCGCGCACGTGCCAGTGCAGCGCCGCGACGCTCACGCCGAGCAGGACCACCGACACCCAGACGGGGAGGAACAGCCGGGGCGTGGCGCCGAACGCGACGAACACCGCGAACGCCGCCGCGACGCCGATCGGCAGCGCCGCCCGCGCCCGCGAGACCGTGTTCGCCTGCCGGAACAGCACCTCGTGCCACTGCGCCGGCACCAGCGCGGCCGGCTCGGCCGCGGCGAGGCCGACCGGCCCCGCCGCGGGGGGCAGGTGCCTGCAACACGAACGACGCCGTGCCGCTGAAGCGGTTGTGCACCGGTGAGCTGTCGGGTGGGTCGGCGGCGGCGGTCTGGCACGGGCGTGCGGCGGGTGATCAGCGGTGGACGGCGGCGGAGTCCAGGAACTCCTCGATCAGCCGGACCCACTCGGCGGGCGCCTCCACGGCGGGCGAGTGGCCGCTGTCGAGCTCCGCCCACCGCGCGCCGGGGATCAGGTCGGCCAGCTCGCGCGTGGTGCCCGGCGCGATCAGCCGGTCGTGCTTGGCGCCGATCACCAGCGTCGGCACGGCCAGCGACGGCAGCTCGTCGCGCAGGTCGATCCGCTGCACCAGGTCGACCTGCTCCGGGGTGCCCGGCGGGATGGTCAGCGCGATCAGCTCCAGGAAGCCGTCGGTCTGCTCGGCGGTCATCCGCCGCAGGAACGGCTCGCCCAACGCGATCGTCAGGAGGAAGCGGGCCAGCTCGGCGCGGTCGGCGTCCACCAGCCGGCGCCACTGCCGCATCCGCTCCCGGGTCTCGTCGTCGATGCGGGCGAACCCGGCGGTCAGCACCAAGGCCGTCACGCGTTCGGGGTGGCGCTGAGCGACGCGCACGGCGACCGCGCAGCCCATCGAGTAGCCGACGACCGCGAACCGCTCCTCGCCCTCGGCGGTGGCCACCAGCCGGTCGGCGAGGTCGTCCAGGTCGAGCGGACCGGTCGCGCGGGGGGTGGTCCCGGAGCCGGGGAAGTCCACCGCGTGCACCTTGCGGTTGCGCGACAGCCGCGGGATGAGGGGGCTGAAGTTGGCGCGGACCGTGCCACCGGCCCCGTGGGCGAGCAGAAGTGCGGGAGTCACGTGGCCGATTCTGCCGGTCGACCCGGGTGCGGTGGCAGGGGATCGCGGGCAAAGCGCAATTCGTGACCAGCGTGGATACGGGTTCGGCGGGCGCGGACGAGGGTCTGCCCGTGTCGGCGGGTGTGTCTGCGGGTGTCGGTGGGGGTGGCCGGGCGGAGTGCGCGGGCGAGGCCGCTTCGGTCCGCTTCGGTGTGACGGGAGGTCAGCCGACGTAGACGCGGGTCGCCGTGCCGTCCTCGTGCGTGTGCACCCGGACCAGGTCGCACAGCAGGTTCACCAGCATCACGCCGTACCCGCCGCGCGCGCTCGCGCCGGGGTTGCGCCTGCCCACCATCGGGCTCGCGATCCGGCCCGCGTCACGCACCTCGCACACCACCGTGCCGCCCTCGCGCCACAGCAGCAGCGTGCCGAAGCCGCCACCGTGCACCACGCTGTTCGTGGTCAGCTCGTTGACCGCGAGGACCAGGTCCTCCACCTGGTCGGCGGACAGGCCCGTCTCGACGGCGAACCCGGCCACCAGCCGCCGGGTGACGGCGAGGGCGTCCAGGTCGAACCGGCGGGTCAGCGCGTCCGGCGGCGGCGACGGCAGCGGCCGGTTGAACTCGTCGGCGATCAGGAACGGCTCGCGGTAGCCCGCGCTGGGCCGACGCCGCTGCCCCTCGACCACGAACGGGTGCGTGGCCTCCGCGTCGCGCAGCGCCTCCGGTGCGAGGTTCGCCGTGTCGTACGGGCACAGCATCCAGGCGCACCGGTCCTCGAACGCGGTGTTGACCATCGCCTCGTGCTGCACGCAGGCGGGGTACTCCAGCTCGGTGCGCTCCGGCCACACCGGCTCCCCGACGATCCGCACCCGGCCGGTGGTGGCGGCGTTGTCGGTGAACGCGGCCAGCACGCCCGGGATGATCCGGCCCGGGTTGCGCCCGGCGCGTCTCATGTCCAGGAACTCGACGTGCTCGGCCCGGCCGCCCAGCGCGTGCCGCAGCAGGTCGATGCCCCGCTGCGGCACGGCCACCAGCACCGGCTCACCGGCGGCGATGCCGTCGCGCACGAACGGCACTGTCCCCGCGAGGTACTCCTCGTCGTCGCGGTAGAGCAGCGCCTCGTGCACGAAGTCGACCACCGGGGGGACCTCCGAACGGTTGCGGGTGGGGATGAGGTGGTGGTGGCGGACGACAACGGGAGGGAACGGTTGCTTACCGCACCCGTCCAGTATCGCGCGCGGCCCCGTCGCGGAGCGGCCTGCGCAGGCACACGCGTGTCGCCGGGTCCAGGCCACGTGCCGCTTCCGCGGCCACGACGGCGGTGAGGCCCGGGGACAGGACCGCCACCTCGCGGAACCCGAGCCGACGGTAGTAGGGGGCGTTCCACGGGATGTCCCGGAACGTGGTGAGGGTCAGCGCCGCCAGCCCCCGTGCCGCGGCCCAGCGCTCGACGTGGTCCAGCAGCGCCGCGCCGATGCCGCGCCGGGCGTGGTCGGGGTGCACGCACACCTGCTCGACGTGTGCAGCGCGGTCCTCGGTCAGCACCTCGACCGCGATCCAGGCCACCGGGTCCGGGTCGGCGGCCACCCAGACGTGCAGCCGGGCCAGGGCGCTCACCGGCATCGGGTCGTCGTCGGCGATCTCGGGCATGCCGAAGTCGCGGAAGGGCTCGCCGCAGGCCCGTTCGATCGGGGGCAGCAGCGGCAGTTCGTCCGGCAGGGCGGGGCGGAAGTCCACCGCCGCATGATCAGCCGGCGGTGAGGTTCCGCTCAACCTCGTTCGCCAGGGCTTCGAGCAGGCGTGACGGGAACTGCTCGTCGGGGCAGCCGTCGACCTGGAGCTCGGCGACGCTGCCCGCCGCGCCGACCAGCGAGACGCGCAGCTCACCCCGGCAGCCGTGCCCGGCCAGCGGCGTCCACGCCAGGAGCAGCCGGTCGTAGTCGGCGGCGAGGCCGACCTGGTGCGGACCGTCCTCGGCGCGCAGGATCAGCACGTCGTCCGTGCGGCCGACGACCTGGTAGGGGTCGGGCAGCCAGGAGGCCAGGCGGGCGGGGTCGGCGGCGGCGGCGAACACCAGGTCGGGCAGGGCGGGCACGTCTCGTCTCGCGTGGATGGTCACGGCGTCACGGCTACCCCCGTTCGAGCGGGCGCACACGGGGTAACCGGTGGTCATGACGGCAGCACAGGAACCGGCGGAGCCGGTGGCGGCGGAGTCGGTGGAGTCGGCGGACGGGTCGGTCGAGTCGGACGAGTTCGTCGATCCGGACGAGGTCGCCGAGGAAGCGCCGATCGACCCGACCCCGCAGGAGGTCGACGCGTACCGGTCGCTGATCGGGGACGAGATCCCGGAGTCGGACACGCCGAGGGAGTCGGTCCCGGCGTACGGGTCGGGGAGGGGAGGGACGGCCGGTCGGCGGGAAAGGCGGGTGCCGGAGATCCCGGAGTTCTGACCCGGGGGTGCCGAACCCCGACCTCCGGCCCCGGAGGCCCGGTCCCGGGGCGGTGGTCGGTGCCAGCGGCTCAGGAGTGGCCCGAGCCCGGTTCGGTCATCCCGCGCATGGCCCGCGCCTTGACCGGGTCCGGCAGGACGCGGCCCGCCGAGGCCTGGGCCTTGGTCAGCAGCGAACCGGCCACCACGTGGTCGTCGCCGTCCATCAACGCCTTGAACCCCGCCCGCGCGACGTCCGCCGGGTCGTCCTTCGGCCCGGTCGCGACCTTCGTGTCGGTCATGCCCGCCCGGCGGAAGAAGTCGGTGTCGGTCGGACCGGGCATCAGCGCGGTCACCGTCACCCCGCTGTCGCGCAGCTCCTCCCGCAACGCCTGCGAGAACGACGCCAGGAACGCCTTCGACGCCGCGTAGACCGAGTGGAACGGCCCGGGCGCGGTCGCCGCCACCGACGAGGTGAACAGCACCCGGCCCGCCCCGCGCTCCACCATCGCGGGCAGCAGCCGCTTCGCCAGGTGCACCGCCGAGGAGATGTTCAGGTCGACCACCCGCAGGTGGCTGCGCAGGTCGCTGTCGTCGACGAAGTCGCCGCCGATGCCGATCCCGGCGTTGACCGCCAACGCGTCCACCGGCCGTCCCACCTCCTCGACCACCGCGACCAGGTCCTCGTTCCCCTCGAACGTGGCCAGGTCCGCCCGCACCGGGTCCACCCGCGCCCCACCGGCGGCCAGCTCCCGCGCCACGTCGTGCACCACGTCGTTCTCCGCCGCCACGACCAGGTCGAACCCGTGCTCGACGAACACCCTCGCCAGCTCGAGCCCGATCCCGCTGGACGCGCCGGTCACCACCGCGAACGGCCTCTCCGAAGCACTCATGGCCGAGAACTACCCGGAGTCGGATCACCCAATCCGGTTTCACCCGATGCGCATTCGGGAACTCCTCTCGGTACCTCTAGCTCTCGGATGGTGGTGACGTATGTCCGGACGACCCGACCAGGTCGGTGTGCTGGACGTCGGTTGCTTCAGCGCACACCTGGTCGTCGTGTCCGGCTCGCCGCTGCACCCCGTCGTCTCGCACAAGACCAGGCTGCGGCTCGACCGCGCGCTCGACCGGGACAACCGACTCCGCCCGGAAGGCGTGGAACAGGTTGTGACCGCCGTCCACGCCGCGCACCGGATCGCCGAACGCGCCGGGATCTCCGCCCTGGTGCCGTTCGCCACCTCCGTCATCCGCGACGCGTCCAACGCCGAGCAGGTCATCTCCGAGGTCGCCCGCCGCACCGGAACCCGGCTGCGCGTGCTGCCCGGCCAGGAAGAGGCCCGCCTGGCGTACCGCGCCGCGCGGCACTGGTTCGGCTGGCGCGCCGGCCCCCTGCTGGTCCTCGACGTCGGCGGCGGCACGGTGGAACTCGCGGCCGGTGACGACGTGGAGCCGTCGTTCACGCGCTCGCTGCCGTTCGGCGCCCGCACGCTGACCCGGCGGCTGGCGCTCGACCGCGCCACGCCGCGCGACCACCGCGGCCTGGCGAAGGAGCAGGTGCTGGTGCACGACCGGGTGGTGGCCGCGCTGGAGGGGACGTCGGTCGGCGAGCACCGGGCCGTCGGCTGCTCGAAGGTGTTCCAGCAGTTGGCGCGACTGGCCGGGGCCCGGCCGCAGCACGAAGGGCCGTTCGTGCCGCGCGCCCTGCGCCTGGCCGACCTGCGCGGCTGGATCCCCCGGCTGTCCCGGATGCCCGTGCCGCGCCGCGCCCGGTTGCCGGGCATCTCCCGGCACCGCGCGGAGCAGTCGTTGGCGGGAGCCCTGGTGGCGGAGGCGTTGATGGTGGCCACGGGGTACGACGAGGTGGAGATCTGTCCCTGGTCGACCAGGGAAGGGCTGTTGCTCGCCCTGCTCGGGGCGGGCGACGACGACGACGAGTACTGCCGGGTGGCGTGAAGAGCCGACTAGAACTGCCTGGTGGCGCGAAGAGCACCGCTTGGCGGCGTGAGGGGATCGGGATGCTGGCGCTGTCGGTCGAGTCCCACCGGACGGGGTGCGCGGTGGTCGTGGCGACCGGGGAGTTGGACCTGGCGGGCGCCCGCCGGGTGCTGGACCGGATGGACCGCCTGGTGAGCGAGGGACGCGACCGGATCGTGCTCGACATGTCGGGGGTCGCGTTCTGCGGCGCCCAGGCGATGAGCGCGCTGGTCCGCACCAGGGCGAGGGCGCAGCGCGCGGGCGGTTGGCTGCGGCTGGCCGCCGTGCCGCCGCACGTGCGGCGGGTGTTCGAGCGGACGGACCTGGATCGGCTGTTCCCGCGCTACCCGGACGTGGCCTCGGCGGCGACCGGGCGTGCGGTGGCGCGGGCGGAGGAGAAGCCGGGGCAGAGGATGGGGGAGCAGGGCGTGGTCGGCGGTCGTGTGGTGGGTGGCGGCGCGGTGGGCGGTGGCGCGATGGGTGGCGGCGCTGTGGGTGGCGGCGCGGTGGGTGGTGCGGGAGGTCGTGTGTCACGGGGGAGCAGGGGGAGAGCCAGACCCGGCGCCGACGAAGGGCCGGTCACCGCAGGGTGGTGACGTGCTGTTTCGGGCGGTGATCACGGGGTAGTCGAGCGGGAGAGCCACCGTCAGAGGCGAGGTGATCCGCTGTGAGTGCGAGCACGCGACTGCCCCACCCCGTCCGCGCGGCGGCCATGGCGGTCGCCGTCGTGTTCCTGGTCGTGGGCGTGCTCGGGTTCGTGCCCGGCATCACCACCCACCTGGACCGGATCGCGTTCGCGGGCCCCGGGTCCGGCGCGCACCTGTTCGGCGTGTTCCACGTGTCCGTGCTGCACAACCTGGTGCACCTGCTGTTCGGCGTGGCGGGGCTGGCGATGGCCCGCACGGCGTCGGCCGCGCGGGCGTACCTGATCGGCGGCGGCGCCGTGTACCTGGTGCTGTGGCTGTACGGGCTGGTCGTGGACAAGGCGAGCACGGCGAACTTCGTGCCGGTCGACGACGCCGACGACTGGCTGCACTTCGGGCTGGGCCTGGGCATGGTGGCGCTCGGCGCGGCGCTCAAGGGCAACCCGCATGCGCGCAGTGCCTGACCTCGTCGAACCCGCCTTCCGCGGGCTGGCCGCCGCGCGGGACGCCAAGGCGTTCCACCCGCGCGGCCGGTGGTTCGACGGCACGCTGACCACGACGTTCGACCCCGCGCTGCCGCTGCCGGTCGGCGTGACGGAGGTGTCCGGCCGGCTGTCCAAGGGCGCCGGCACCCCGGGAGGGCTGCCCGACGTGCTCGGGCTGGCGTTCCGGCTGCCGGGACCGTGGGACGTGCTGCTGTCGACCTGCGTCGCCCGCGTGCTGCCGCGGTTCGCGCGCACGTGGACCAGCGGCCGCTACGGCAGCATCAGCCCGTTCCGCTGGCGCGGCCGGCTGGTGTGGCTGGCCGCCGTCCCCGACGACCACCGGCTCCGCTCGACGTCGTTGGCCGGGCTGCCGGCCGAGCTGGGGTTCACGCTGGAGGTCGGCGCGCCGTGGCGACC
It contains:
- a CDS encoding HAD family hydrolase, which encodes MTNTLVLDVDGTLVDTNYHHAVAWFRAFRRFDITVPTWRLHRAIGMGGDKLVAAVAGEHVERQHGDELREAWEAEFEPMLPEVRPLEGAHRLVASALERDLAVVLASSGKRHHVDHYLKLIDASDLTSTSSDDVEDTKPAPDLIEVALRRADADGRAVVIGDSVWDCEAAARAGLPSVCLRTGGFGEAELRDAGASAVYEELDQLRADLTDLPMA
- a CDS encoding IS110 family transposase, translated to MTSGYQVFLGLDVGKGEQHAVGLDPAGKRLHDAPLPNSEPRLRALFDKLAAHGSLLVVVDQPATIGALPVAVARAAGHQVAYLPGLAMRRIADLYPGRAKTDARDAFVIADAARSLPHTLRPVDVGDDALAELDVLVGFDDDLAGEATRIANRIRGLLTGIHPALERAIGPRISHPAVLEILSRCGGPTGIAKAGRRKLTAIATAHAPRMGDKLVTAILAALDEQTVVVPGTTAADTVLPRLADSLKTVLQQRKQVATEVEGILDAHPLAGVLTSMPGVGVRTAARILLEIGDATGFKSSGHLAAYAGIAPVTRSSGSSIKGEHPARTGNRKLKRAFFLAAFAALSDPTSRAYYQRKRDQGKKHNAALICLARRRCDVLFAMLRHKTYYRHPEPTPAPAAA
- a CDS encoding alpha/beta fold hydrolase, whose translation is MTPALLLAHGAGGTVRANFSPLIPRLSRNRKVHAVDFPGSGTTPRATGPLDLDDLADRLVATAEGEERFAVVGYSMGCAVAVRVAQRHPERVTALVLTAGFARIDDETRERMRQWRRLVDADRAELARFLLTIALGEPFLRRMTAEQTDGFLELIALTIPPGTPEQVDLVQRIDLRDELPSLAVPTLVIGAKHDRLIAPGTTRELADLIPGARWAELDSGHSPAVEAPAEWVRLIEEFLDSAAVHR
- a CDS encoding sensor histidine kinase — protein: MVDFVHEALLYRDDEEYLAGTVPFVRDGIAAGEPVLVAVPQRGIDLLRHALGGRAEHVEFLDMRRAGRNPGRIIPGVLAAFTDNAATTGRVRIVGEPVWPERTELEYPACVQHEAMVNTAFEDRCAWMLCPYDTANLAPEALRDAEATHPFVVEGQRRRPSAGYREPFLIADEFNRPLPSPPPDALTRRFDLDALAVTRRLVAGFAVETGLSADQVEDLVLAVNELTTNSVVHGGGFGTLLLWREGGTVVCEVRDAGRIASPMVGRRNPGASARGGYGVMLVNLLCDLVRVHTHEDGTATRVYVG
- a CDS encoding GNAT family N-acetyltransferase; the protein is MDFRPALPDELPLLPPIERACGEPFRDFGMPEIADDDPMPVSALARLHVWVAADPDPVAWIAVEVLTEDRAAHVEQVCVHPDHARRGIGAALLDHVERWAAARGLAALTLTTFRDIPWNAPYYRRLGFREVAVLSPGLTAVVAAEAARGLDPATRVCLRRPLRDGAARDTGRVR
- a CDS encoding SDR family NAD(P)-dependent oxidoreductase, with product MSASERPFAVVTGASSGIGLELARVFVEHGFDLVVAAENDVVHDVARELAAGGARVDPVRADLATFEGNEDLVAVVEEVGRPVDALAVNAGIGIGGDFVDDSDLRSHLRVVDLNISSAVHLAKRLLPAMVERGAGRVLFTSSVAATAPGPFHSVYAASKAFLASFSQALREELRDSGVTVTALMPGPTDTDFFRRAGMTDTKVATGPKDDPADVARAGFKALMDGDDHVVAGSLLTKAQASAGRVLPDPVKARAMRGMTEPGSGHS
- a CDS encoding Ppx/GppA phosphatase family protein, with protein sequence MSGRPDQVGVLDVGCFSAHLVVVSGSPLHPVVSHKTRLRLDRALDRDNRLRPEGVEQVVTAVHAAHRIAERAGISALVPFATSVIRDASNAEQVISEVARRTGTRLRVLPGQEEARLAYRAARHWFGWRAGPLLVLDVGGGTVELAAGDDVEPSFTRSLPFGARTLTRRLALDRATPRDHRGLAKEQVLVHDRVVAALEGTSVGEHRAVGCSKVFQQLARLAGARPQHEGPFVPRALRLADLRGWIPRLSRMPVPRRARLPGISRHRAEQSLAGALVAEALMVATGYDEVEICPWSTREGLLLALLGAGDDDDEYCRVA
- a CDS encoding STAS domain-containing protein, whose protein sequence is MKSRLELPGGAKSTAWRREGIGMLALSVESHRTGCAVVVATGELDLAGARRVLDRMDRLVSEGRDRIVLDMSGVAFCGAQAMSALVRTRARAQRAGGWLRLAAVPPHVRRVFERTDLDRLFPRYPDVASAATGRAVARAEEKPGQRMGEQGVVGGRVVGGGAVGGGAMGGGAVGGGAVGGAGGRVSRGSRGRARPGADEGPVTAGW
- a CDS encoding DUF4383 domain-containing protein, whose protein sequence is MAVAVVFLVVGVLGFVPGITTHLDRIAFAGPGSGAHLFGVFHVSVLHNLVHLLFGVAGLAMARTASAARAYLIGGGAVYLVLWLYGLVVDKASTANFVPVDDADDWLHFGLGLGMVALGAALKGNPHARSA